The following coding sequences lie in one Quadrisphaera setariae genomic window:
- a CDS encoding intradiol ring-cleavage dioxygenase, translating to MGVFRARRSEDRQLRTYEGRVLPRQGEDVDDQGVGFDVATLLGRRRLLQLGGAGAAATVLAACGGTDAASSTSASTATTSSGLAEVPEETAGPYPGDGSNGPDALEESGIIRSDIRSSFGTSTTTAEGVPMTLQLDLVDLANGSAAYEGAAVYVWHCDRDGKYSMYSDGLTAENYLRGVQVADSSGRVEFTSVFPACYSGRWPHIHFEVYPDSSSITDAGNAIATSQVAMPQDVCEVVYATSGYEQSVTNLAQVSLATDNVFSDDQGVSQTPTATGDATSGYVVNLEVGVDATTQAATGMSAPTGGGQGGPGGTPPDGAPGAAQEQTTTS from the coding sequence ATGGGCGTCTTCAGGGCCAGGCGCAGCGAGGACCGGCAGCTGCGCACCTACGAGGGGCGCGTGCTGCCCCGCCAGGGCGAGGACGTCGACGACCAGGGCGTCGGCTTCGACGTGGCGACGCTGCTCGGCCGGCGCCGCCTGCTGCAGCTCGGCGGGGCCGGTGCCGCCGCCACCGTGCTCGCCGCCTGCGGGGGCACCGACGCGGCCAGCAGCACCTCCGCGAGCACCGCGACGACGTCCTCGGGCCTGGCGGAGGTCCCGGAGGAGACGGCGGGGCCCTACCCCGGCGACGGGTCGAACGGCCCGGACGCCCTCGAGGAGAGCGGCATCATCCGGTCCGACATCCGCTCCAGCTTCGGCACGTCCACCACCACGGCCGAGGGCGTCCCGATGACGCTCCAGCTCGACCTGGTGGACCTGGCGAACGGCAGCGCCGCGTACGAGGGTGCGGCCGTCTACGTGTGGCACTGCGACCGGGACGGGAAGTACTCGATGTACAGCGACGGCCTCACCGCGGAGAACTACCTGCGCGGCGTGCAGGTGGCGGACTCCTCGGGCCGGGTGGAGTTCACGAGCGTCTTCCCCGCCTGCTACTCCGGCCGGTGGCCGCACATCCACTTCGAGGTCTACCCCGACTCCTCCTCGATCACCGACGCCGGCAACGCCATCGCCACCTCCCAGGTCGCGATGCCGCAGGACGTGTGCGAGGTGGTCTACGCGACCAGCGGCTACGAGCAGTCGGTGACCAACCTCGCGCAGGTCAGCCTGGCCACCGACAACGTCTTCAGCGACGACCAGGGCGTGAGCCAGACCCCGACGGCCACCGGGGACGCCACCAGCGGCTACGTGGTGAACCTCGAGGTCGGCGTGGATGCCACCACGCAGGCGGCCACCGGGATGTCGGCGCCCACCGGCGGCGGCCAGGGCGGCCCGGGCGGGACCCCGCCCGACGGCGCCCCCGGCGCCGCGCAGGAGCAGACGACCACGTCGTGA
- a CDS encoding HAD-IIA family hydrolase: protein MDGVLVHEGSAIPGASAFLARLVERERRFLVLTNNSIYTPRDLRARLHASGIDVPEQAIWTSALATAKFLAEQNPGGSAYVIGEAGLTTALHEAGYTLTETDPDYVVLGETRTYSFSAITRAVRLIEGGARFIATNPDASGPSLEGKLPATGAVAAMITKITGREPYYVGKPNPMMFRSALNAIDAHSESTVMIGDRMDTDVVAGIEAGLETILVLTGSTSRAEVERYPFRPHRIVDSIADVVDLV, encoded by the coding sequence ATGGACGGGGTCCTCGTGCACGAGGGCTCCGCCATCCCGGGGGCGAGCGCCTTCCTGGCGCGCCTGGTGGAGCGCGAGCGGCGCTTCCTCGTGCTCACCAACAACTCGATCTACACCCCGCGCGACCTGCGCGCCCGGCTGCACGCCTCCGGCATCGACGTGCCCGAGCAGGCGATCTGGACCTCGGCGCTCGCCACGGCGAAGTTCCTGGCGGAGCAGAACCCCGGCGGGTCGGCGTACGTCATCGGCGAGGCGGGGCTCACCACGGCGCTGCACGAGGCGGGGTACACGCTCACCGAGACCGACCCCGACTACGTGGTGCTCGGCGAGACGCGCACGTACTCCTTCTCCGCCATCACCCGCGCGGTGCGGCTCATCGAGGGCGGGGCGCGCTTCATCGCCACCAACCCCGACGCCTCGGGGCCCTCCCTGGAGGGCAAGCTGCCGGCCACGGGCGCCGTCGCCGCGATGATCACCAAGATCACCGGGCGGGAGCCGTACTACGTGGGCAAGCCCAACCCGATGATGTTCCGGTCGGCGCTCAACGCCATCGACGCGCACTCCGAGAGCACGGTGATGATCGGCGACCGGATGGACACCGACGTCGTCGCCGGCATCGAGGCCGGGCTGGAGACCATCCTCGTGCTGACGGGCTCCACCTCCCGCGCGGAGGTGGAGCGCTACCCGTTCCGCCCCCACCGCATCGTCGACTCGATCGCGGACGTCGTCGACCTCGTCTGA
- a CDS encoding DedA family protein, which yields MPDLAELSAGALYAVVWGLVFVESGVLVAFWMPGDTVLFTAGLVAQASPGVDLWLLAGGTAVAATAGNAVGYWTGARYGRPWLEKRPPKVLAHLARAEAFYERFGPVALVVARFIPWARTFVPVLAGVSRMRYSQFLAATLAGALVWGAGLIVLGYFAATVPWLKTAAYAVAGTAVALSVVVPVVAAVRRRLARRRGAPSAEGTEQDDDGGRGAGQRPSSSTE from the coding sequence GTGCCCGACCTCGCCGAGCTGTCCGCCGGTGCCCTCTACGCGGTGGTGTGGGGCCTGGTCTTCGTGGAGTCCGGGGTCCTCGTGGCGTTCTGGATGCCCGGTGACACGGTGCTCTTCACCGCGGGGCTGGTGGCGCAGGCCTCACCGGGGGTGGACCTGTGGCTGCTGGCCGGGGGCACGGCCGTGGCGGCCACCGCGGGCAACGCCGTCGGCTACTGGACGGGGGCGCGCTACGGGCGGCCCTGGCTGGAGAAGCGGCCGCCCAAGGTGCTGGCGCACCTGGCACGGGCGGAGGCGTTCTACGAGCGGTTCGGTCCGGTGGCCCTGGTGGTGGCCCGCTTCATCCCGTGGGCGCGCACGTTCGTCCCGGTGCTGGCCGGGGTGTCGCGCATGCGCTACTCGCAGTTCCTGGCCGCCACGCTGGCCGGGGCGCTCGTGTGGGGCGCCGGGCTCATCGTGCTGGGCTACTTCGCGGCGACCGTCCCGTGGCTGAAGACCGCCGCGTACGCGGTGGCGGGCACGGCCGTGGCGCTGTCCGTGGTGGTGCCGGTGGTGGCCGCGGTGCGTCGCCGCCTGGCCCGCCGCCGCGGCGCCCCTTCCGCCGAGGGGACGGAGCAGGACGACGACGGCGGGCGCGGAGCGGGTCAGAGGCCGAGCTCGTCCACGGAGTAG